From one Alicyclobacillus acidocaldarius subsp. acidocaldarius Tc-4-1 genomic stretch:
- the recO gene encoding DNA repair protein RecO: MTVIWTTEAVVVRVVRYGERDAILTLLTETGLVTAMARGAARPTGRLSAAAQLCVQGTYVLYQGRGMGDVRQAEVTRQRRALHEDVVKAAYAAYLCDLAARAVPERPDAPPAAYRQFVAVLDGLEADHVPVDVLARAFELKVCAWLGVGPDWRVCIRCGVPLAETREAPRYDPFEGGLICADCASATGSAAVRGWPLPRKISAVLHLLAQADIAKLHRVDLSGAMRDALSRILAHQLQEFAGVGGRARQVLDEIVASLPHPPAEDGRDLDT, encoded by the coding sequence GTGACGGTGATATGGACGACAGAGGCCGTCGTGGTGCGCGTCGTGCGCTACGGAGAGCGCGACGCCATCCTGACACTCCTGACGGAAACGGGGCTCGTGACGGCCATGGCGCGCGGGGCGGCCAGGCCGACCGGACGGCTGTCGGCGGCCGCGCAGCTGTGTGTGCAAGGGACCTACGTGCTGTATCAGGGGCGAGGCATGGGCGACGTGCGTCAGGCTGAGGTGACCCGTCAGCGCCGCGCCCTGCACGAGGACGTGGTCAAGGCGGCGTATGCCGCGTATTTGTGCGATCTCGCCGCCCGTGCTGTTCCCGAGCGACCTGACGCGCCCCCGGCGGCTTATCGGCAGTTTGTAGCCGTGTTGGACGGGCTGGAGGCGGACCACGTGCCTGTGGACGTGCTGGCTCGTGCGTTTGAGTTGAAGGTATGCGCGTGGCTCGGCGTGGGGCCGGACTGGCGCGTGTGCATCCGGTGCGGCGTGCCGCTGGCCGAAACCCGCGAGGCGCCTCGCTACGATCCGTTCGAAGGCGGGCTCATCTGCGCCGATTGCGCGAGCGCAACGGGTTCAGCCGCGGTTCGAGGCTGGCCCTTGCCGCGCAAGATTTCGGCCGTCCTTCACCTGTTGGCCCAGGCTGACATCGCAAAACTTCATCGAGTCGATCTTTCTGGCGCCATGCGGGATGCGCTCTCGCGCATTCTCGCACATCAACTTCAAGAATTTGCAGGCGTGGGAGGGCGGGCGCGTCAAGTGCTCGACGAGATTGTGGCGTCGCTACCCCACCCTCCTGCCGAGGATGGGCGCGATCTCGACACATAA
- a CDS encoding YqzL family protein has protein sequence MRDITWKVFELTGDVYAYLLYRACQQAEQFTDDEQPAEEEKLQEDSHFQASLKG, from the coding sequence ATGCGTGATATCACGTGGAAGGTATTCGAGCTCACCGGAGATGTGTACGCGTACCTCCTGTATCGCGCCTGTCAGCAGGCAGAACAATTCACGGACGACGAACAACCGGCGGAGGAAGAGAAGCTCCAAGAGGATTCGCATTTCCAGGCATCGCTGAAGGGCTGA
- the era gene encoding GTPase Era: MTYKSGFVALIGRPNVGKSTLLNALVGHKVAIMSSRPQTTRNRIRGVRTTETSQMIFIDTPGIHKPKHRLGEYMVDAALKTLNEVDVIVMVVDASSPVHPTEHEIAKQLERVRTPVILALNKVDALEDRALVLKRIEEYQALRPFDEYVPISALRGEQVDLLAEIIEKRLPEGPKYYPDDMITDQPESFIISEIVREKVLLLTRDEVPHSVMVAVEHMERRSSDTLYVSAVIYTERESQKAILIGKQGQMLKRVGEMARHELEALFGNRIYLELWVKVKRDWRNKPALLHQFGFDREG; the protein is encoded by the coding sequence ATGACATACAAGTCTGGTTTTGTGGCGCTCATCGGCCGGCCAAACGTCGGCAAGTCGACGCTTCTCAACGCCCTCGTTGGCCACAAGGTCGCCATTATGTCGAGCCGGCCGCAGACCACGCGCAACCGCATCCGCGGCGTACGCACAACCGAGACGTCGCAGATGATCTTCATCGACACGCCGGGGATTCACAAACCAAAGCATCGGCTCGGCGAGTACATGGTCGACGCCGCGCTCAAGACGCTGAACGAGGTCGACGTGATCGTCATGGTCGTGGACGCCTCTTCGCCCGTTCATCCCACAGAACACGAAATCGCGAAGCAGCTCGAGCGCGTGCGGACGCCTGTGATCCTCGCGCTTAACAAGGTGGACGCGCTGGAGGATCGGGCGCTGGTGCTGAAGCGCATCGAGGAGTATCAGGCGCTTCGGCCCTTTGACGAATACGTGCCCATCTCGGCGCTCAGAGGCGAGCAAGTGGATCTTTTGGCCGAGATCATCGAAAAGCGGCTGCCCGAAGGGCCGAAGTATTATCCGGACGACATGATCACGGACCAACCGGAGTCGTTCATCATCAGCGAGATCGTTAGGGAAAAGGTGCTCCTGTTGACGCGCGACGAAGTGCCGCACTCGGTGATGGTGGCGGTGGAACACATGGAGCGGCGGTCGTCGGACACGCTTTACGTGAGCGCGGTGATTTACACGGAGCGCGAGAGTCAAAAGGCCATCCTCATTGGAAAGCAGGGCCAGATGTTGAAGCGCGTGGGCGAGATGGCGCGACATGAATTGGAGGCCCTGTTTGGCAACCGAATTTACCTGGAGCTGTGGGTCAAGGTGAAGCGAGACTGGCGGAATAAGCCCGCGCTCTTGCACCAATTCGGCTTTGACCGCGAGGGCTAA
- a CDS encoding diacylglycerol kinase, with the protein MKDAGQGRQMMTDPMAQPFLRAVAYSLRGVVYAFHTEKNLKRDVWLFTCLAIVEWCLRPNLPQTAITVFVSMCVFAAELFNTAIELAVDVASGWREHPVAGMAKDVASGAVTFVALGALAIATWLLASNWPWHFWLWSRHNLGAMALVTVWLAIVWAFRLWPYRADIEIKRPRKEGETG; encoded by the coding sequence ATGAAGGACGCGGGGCAGGGCCGGCAGATGATGACCGATCCGATGGCACAGCCGTTTCTCCGCGCGGTGGCATATAGCCTGCGCGGTGTGGTCTACGCTTTCCACACCGAGAAAAATTTGAAGAGGGACGTCTGGCTGTTCACCTGCCTCGCCATCGTCGAGTGGTGCCTGCGGCCCAACTTGCCGCAGACCGCCATCACGGTGTTTGTGTCGATGTGCGTGTTTGCAGCCGAGTTGTTCAATACGGCCATCGAATTGGCCGTGGACGTGGCTTCAGGTTGGAGAGAACACCCGGTTGCCGGCATGGCGAAGGACGTGGCCAGCGGCGCTGTGACATTCGTCGCCTTGGGTGCGCTCGCCATCGCGACGTGGCTGCTCGCCTCCAACTGGCCTTGGCACTTCTGGCTCTGGAGCCGCCACAACCTGGGCGCGATGGCGCTCGTCACGGTGTGGCTGGCGATAGTCTGGGCGTTCAGGTTGTGGCCTTACCGCGCAGACATCGAGATCAAACGGCCTCGAAAGGAGGGGGAAACGGGATGA
- the ybeY gene encoding rRNA maturation RNase YbeY has protein sequence MNRLSVDVTCEVDWPLAPPYGDAQAFVERVLEVAAERIGVQGEVSVLFVDDDAIHELNRAYRQVDRPTDVLSFPMNEGEALADPDEVEPMLGDIVVSVDRAREQAEAYGHSLEREMAFLLVHGFLHLNGYDHEDEAGEREMFGLQEEILQGIGLPRL, from the coding sequence GTGAACCGTTTGTCCGTCGATGTGACCTGCGAGGTAGACTGGCCCCTCGCCCCGCCGTATGGCGACGCCCAGGCGTTCGTGGAGCGCGTGCTCGAGGTCGCGGCCGAGCGCATCGGCGTGCAGGGCGAGGTCTCCGTGCTGTTTGTGGACGACGACGCGATCCACGAGCTCAACCGGGCGTACCGGCAAGTGGACAGGCCTACGGATGTGCTGTCCTTTCCGATGAATGAGGGGGAGGCGCTCGCCGATCCCGACGAAGTGGAGCCGATGTTGGGGGATATCGTGGTCAGCGTGGATCGCGCCCGTGAGCAGGCGGAGGCCTACGGTCATTCCCTGGAAAGGGAAATGGCGTTCCTGTTGGTGCACGGGTTTTTGCACCTGAATGGATACGATCACGAGGACGAGGCGGGCGAGCGCGAGATGTTCGGGCTGCAGGAGGAGATCTTACAGGGCATCGGGCTTCCGAGATTGTAG
- a CDS encoding HD family phosphohydrolase, with the protein MKWTGWGNAIRRWLDDDAFRHNRRIRVFIYAGLGVFLFAILASSMVPPRYHFKVGEVSPTTVVAPVTAVDTAATAAKRRAAEAKVPKQYAQSPQVLTDALQQLATLFEAAKTAASNPNLTPAERLAAVRRVAPEGLSSSTLERMLREPPARLDALEKDSAKVVQAILSQPFYADSMQQSMLLVDRQIVNLNLGLDRDEALIVQNTAVSVLRPNMVYQAQATQEAREQAAESVQPVLIHQGDVIVAKNQVVTQDVISKLKDVGLYSAYPSVRVGVGFALFIALSVAMLAAYVERRAPRRRLDNLMLGILGLVFVLMAILIAVTKWIVVAGGPTSTPYLLPISLGAMLITVMMDSSLAVVAAFFFSFLLGAAFGMNYDFVFYGFVGSLAGAYSVARVTSRATFMRAGFIVSAVNMGTVIALYLLEENRGSDLHALSLHVGLAALNGIFAAILTMGVLPFFEAAFGLLTPIRLLELSNPNHPLLRKVLLEAPGTYHHSLIVGNLAEAAAELVGADPLLCRVGAYYHDVGKTKRPMFFVENQMTKENPHDKVAPSLSHLIITSHVSDGLEMLRKAGIPKPIQDICATHHGTTILWYFYHKAKEQDKSGTVRLDDFRYPGPKPKTRECAIIMICDAVEAAVRSMSRPTPNRVEGVIRKIIRDRLQDGQLDECDLTLQDLDAMVGAFMKTLKGIYHARIEYPDIDKLKKEVAK; encoded by the coding sequence ATGAAGTGGACAGGATGGGGAAACGCCATTCGCCGCTGGTTGGACGACGACGCCTTTCGCCACAACCGGCGCATCCGCGTATTCATCTACGCGGGTCTTGGCGTTTTCTTGTTCGCGATTCTCGCGTCGAGCATGGTGCCGCCTCGCTACCATTTCAAGGTCGGAGAGGTAAGTCCGACCACCGTGGTGGCACCGGTGACGGCCGTGGACACGGCCGCGACGGCGGCCAAGCGGAGGGCGGCTGAAGCGAAGGTCCCGAAGCAGTACGCGCAGTCGCCGCAGGTGCTCACGGATGCGCTGCAGCAGCTGGCGACGCTGTTCGAGGCGGCGAAAACGGCCGCCTCGAATCCAAACCTGACGCCCGCCGAGCGGCTGGCGGCGGTGAGGCGGGTGGCGCCTGAAGGACTGTCCAGCTCGACGTTGGAACGGATGCTCCGCGAGCCGCCCGCGCGGCTCGACGCGTTGGAGAAAGACAGCGCGAAAGTCGTGCAGGCCATCTTGAGCCAGCCCTTTTATGCGGACTCGATGCAGCAGTCGATGCTTCTCGTGGATCGCCAGATTGTCAACCTGAATCTCGGGCTGGATCGCGACGAGGCCTTGATTGTCCAGAATACCGCCGTGAGTGTGCTCCGACCGAATATGGTGTATCAGGCGCAGGCGACTCAGGAGGCGCGCGAGCAGGCGGCGGAGAGCGTACAGCCGGTTCTTATCCACCAAGGCGACGTGATCGTCGCGAAAAATCAGGTCGTCACCCAGGACGTCATCAGCAAGCTGAAGGACGTGGGCCTGTATTCGGCGTATCCGAGCGTCCGCGTGGGGGTCGGATTTGCCTTATTCATCGCGCTCTCGGTCGCGATGCTCGCGGCTTACGTGGAGCGGAGGGCACCGAGGCGCCGGCTGGACAATCTGATGCTGGGCATCTTGGGGCTCGTATTCGTCCTGATGGCCATCCTCATTGCGGTGACCAAGTGGATTGTGGTAGCGGGGGGGCCCACCTCCACGCCGTATCTGCTGCCCATTTCGCTCGGCGCGATGCTCATCACGGTGATGATGGACTCGTCGCTCGCGGTAGTGGCCGCGTTTTTCTTCTCGTTTCTGCTCGGGGCGGCGTTCGGCATGAACTACGACTTCGTGTTCTACGGCTTCGTGGGTTCGCTCGCCGGCGCATACAGCGTCGCGCGCGTCACGAGCCGTGCCACGTTCATGCGCGCGGGGTTCATCGTCTCCGCGGTGAACATGGGTACCGTGATCGCGCTGTATCTCCTGGAGGAGAACCGTGGCTCGGACCTTCACGCCTTGTCGCTCCACGTGGGCCTGGCCGCGCTGAACGGCATTTTCGCGGCCATCTTGACGATGGGCGTCTTGCCCTTCTTCGAAGCGGCATTTGGGCTCCTCACGCCCATCCGGCTTCTCGAGCTTTCGAACCCCAACCATCCGCTGCTGCGGAAGGTGTTACTGGAGGCGCCTGGAACGTACCACCACAGCCTCATCGTCGGCAATCTCGCAGAGGCCGCGGCGGAACTCGTGGGGGCCGATCCGCTTCTTTGCCGTGTCGGGGCGTATTATCACGATGTTGGCAAGACGAAGCGGCCCATGTTCTTTGTGGAGAATCAAATGACGAAGGAAAACCCGCACGACAAGGTGGCGCCAAGTCTCAGCCACCTCATCATCACGTCCCATGTCTCGGACGGACTCGAGATGCTGCGCAAGGCCGGGATCCCGAAGCCGATTCAGGATATCTGCGCTACCCATCACGGCACGACCATTCTGTGGTATTTTTATCACAAGGCCAAGGAGCAGGATAAGAGCGGAACCGTGCGCTTGGACGACTTTCGATATCCGGGTCCGAAGCCCAAGACGCGCGAGTGCGCCATCATCATGATTTGCGATGCGGTCGAGGCTGCGGTCCGCAGCATGTCGCGGCCGACGCCCAACCGCGTGGAGGGCGTCATCCGCAAGATCATCCGGGACCGCCTCCAGGACGGCCAACTGGATGAGTGCGACCTGACGCTGCAGGACCTCGACGCCATGGTCGGCGCGTTCATGAAGACGCTCAAGGGCATTTATCACGCGCGCATTGAATATCCGGATATTGACAAGCTGAAGAAGGAAGTGGCGAAGTGA